A window of the Candidatus Cloacimonadota bacterium genome harbors these coding sequences:
- a CDS encoding GxxExxY protein: MSIKSESYENINFCQQCGSKLQLQDDHEKKLRLKCSNCGFTFYKNPIPASACVIINDQNKVVVIKRKFEPNAGGWALPSGYVEIDQTPEECAAEEMQEETGLIGEVEKFLGYYTDHSPIYEKVISFGFLMKVKEGELRAGDDAAEARYVDWDDLPDICFPSHKFFLQQAMRISREGHEKPLSFDTELLYKEEVYEIVGAAIEVHKELGNGYLESVYKEAMEIVSQKRKIPFETQKKIPIHFKGTKLDKEFVADYVGYDKIIVEFKCIPKLTKVEVAQIINYLKATGMKVGVLINFRSRGKLEWKRYILT, encoded by the coding sequence ATGAGTATAAAATCTGAATCTTATGAGAACATAAACTTTTGTCAGCAGTGCGGTTCCAAACTGCAGCTGCAGGACGATCACGAGAAAAAACTGCGTCTTAAATGTTCCAATTGTGGATTCACATTTTACAAAAATCCCATTCCTGCTTCTGCCTGTGTTATTATTAATGATCAAAATAAGGTGGTTGTCATCAAACGAAAATTTGAGCCGAATGCCGGCGGCTGGGCACTTCCCAGTGGCTATGTCGAGATCGATCAAACTCCCGAAGAATGTGCCGCAGAAGAAATGCAGGAAGAAACCGGTCTGATTGGTGAAGTAGAAAAGTTTTTAGGTTATTATACCGATCATTCTCCCATCTATGAAAAAGTAATTTCTTTTGGCTTTCTGATGAAAGTGAAGGAAGGTGAGCTTCGTGCCGGTGATGACGCTGCCGAAGCGCGTTATGTGGATTGGGATGATCTGCCCGATATTTGCTTCCCATCGCATAAATTTTTTCTGCAACAAGCAATGAGGATAAGCCGCGAAGGTCACGAAAAACCACTAAGCTTTGATACTGAATTGTTGTATAAAGAAGAAGTTTATGAAATTGTGGGAGCTGCAATAGAAGTGCATAAGGAATTGGGAAATGGTTATTTGGAATCAGTTTATAAAGAAGCAATGGAAATTGTTTCCCAAAAAAGAAAAATTCCATTTGAAACTCAAAAAAAAATCCCGATTCATTTTAAAGGAACAAAACTCGATAAAGAGTTTGTTGCTGATTATGTTGGATATGATAAGATTATTGTTGAATTCAAATGTATTCCCAAACTTACCAAAGTTGAAGTAGCTCAGATAATCAATTATCTAAAAGCTACTGGCATGAAAGTTGGTGTATTGATCAATTTTAGAAGTAGGGGAAAACTGGAATGGAAACGATATATTCTAACATAA